The sequence GCCGGTAGGCATCGAAGGCCGTATTGGCATGCCGGCGGTAGACGGCTGCAGCCCGAATGCCGTTGAAGCCCAGGAAGAGGGGCAACAGATCGAAGGGCCCATAATAGCTGCTGAGCAGGATGACCGGCTGACCACGCCCCTGGAGGGCCAGCATCCGACCCAGGTGCGGCTCGGGCACTTGGCCGCCATACCGCTTGTACGTTCCCGCGTGCAGAAGCCGGTCGGCCAACACGAGATCAGTGAGATCCCAGACCCGATGAACGAAGGCCCTTTCGGCGACACGGCTTACGGCGTTTGCGGGGATCAGGCCGGCCAGGGCGGCCGCACACTGAGACTCGCTCAGCTGCCGGAGCGGCGTCAGCAGCCGGTACAGAAGCCGGGCCAGCAATCCCGTGACCGTGTAGGCCACCCGCGGACCGAGAATGCTGAACCAGACGCCGAGCACCCGCCGGTGCAGGTCGTTCAGCCAAAGCACCGCCCGGACCCACCACTTCGAGCCGCTATCCCCATGGTTCACAGGCATGACCCCGTGCCTTGCTCCAGACGTTCGATTTCCCTGGTTTCGATCTCCTGAGCTCTCGGCTTTTCGGCCTTTCTCCAGACAACTTCTTTGCCTCTCGTTCGTTGAATAGGTATATTTACAGGCG comes from Phycisphaerae bacterium and encodes:
- a CDS encoding lysophospholipid acyltransferase family protein — protein: MPVNHGDSGSKWWVRAVLWLNDLHRRVLGVWFSILGPRVAYTVTGLLARLLYRLLTPLRQLSESQCAAALAGLIPANAVSRVAERAFVHRVWDLTDLVLADRLLHAGTYKRYGGQVPEPHLGRMLALQGRGQPVILLSSYYGPFDLLPLFLGFNGIRAAAVYRRHANTAFDAYRRRIRARGGCELVEVERGADRLAAALQAGGSIALVADHYAERRGMGATFLGLPTRVVRSVGLFAWRYEADVVVAGIRRLGTFQFEVIVEDVIDHTDWRDEEDSVAYITNRYLRGLERIIVRDPTQYLWAHTRWGQEAALQALQAGGPVPGAAAGSAGK